A genomic segment from Nitratiruptor sp. YY08-10 encodes:
- the hemW gene encoding radical SAM family heme chaperone HemW has product MLLYCHIPFCDSKCHYCAFNSFASNHHLKKEYMEAFLRQLKFDLDRFEVKKLETVYIGGGTPSTIKPKLYEALFDTISSLIDKNTEITIEANPNSATKSWLEGMKSLGATRISFGVQSFHEEKLKLLGRAHSPQDAIKAVETAFKVGIEHISIDLMYDTILDDETLLRKEVAQAKQLPIDHISAYALILEEGTPFENNMEMKKDDEHQGYFLKELIPFEQYEVSNFGEYRSQHNLGYWKLKPYLGIGCGAVGFAHKTRYYPNSDLFEYIQNPTIYQTELLSERELRFEAIFLGLRSIVGVDLQLLDSHKVAILQDEGKIEVQNGKVYNKNFFLADEIALFLSE; this is encoded by the coding sequence TTGCTTCTATATTGTCACATCCCATTTTGTGATAGCAAATGTCATTATTGCGCTTTCAACTCCTTTGCTTCCAACCATCATCTCAAAAAAGAGTATATGGAAGCATTTTTACGACAACTCAAATTTGACCTTGACCGTTTTGAAGTCAAAAAACTTGAAACAGTCTATATCGGCGGCGGAACACCATCAACCATCAAACCAAAACTGTACGAAGCTCTTTTTGATACGATAAGTAGTCTCATTGATAAAAACACAGAAATCACAATAGAAGCCAACCCAAACAGCGCTACCAAATCCTGGCTGGAAGGAATGAAATCTTTAGGGGCCACCCGTATCAGTTTTGGCGTACAAAGCTTTCATGAAGAAAAATTGAAACTTCTTGGTAGAGCGCACTCTCCGCAAGATGCCATCAAAGCGGTAGAAACGGCTTTCAAAGTCGGGATTGAGCATATCAGTATCGATCTTATGTACGACACCATACTCGATGATGAAACACTTCTGCGCAAAGAAGTTGCACAGGCTAAGCAACTGCCTATTGACCACATTTCCGCCTATGCACTCATTTTGGAAGAAGGAACCCCTTTTGAAAACAACATGGAGATGAAAAAAGATGACGAACACCAAGGTTATTTTCTAAAAGAGCTCATTCCATTCGAACAGTACGAGGTCTCCAATTTTGGAGAGTACCGTTCGCAGCACAATCTTGGATATTGGAAACTCAAACCATATCTGGGAATAGGATGTGGTGCTGTTGGATTCGCACACAAAACACGATATTATCCAAATAGCGATCTATTCGAATATATCCAAAATCCAACCATCTATCAAACAGAACTTTTAAGTGAAAGAGAGCTTCGCTTCGAAGCGATCTTTTTGGGGCTTCGAAGTATTGTAGGAGTCGATCTGCAACTTCTTGATTCGCACAAAGTCGCTATACTTCAAGATGAAGGCAAGATAGAGGTACAAAATGGCAAAGTTTACAACAAAAACTTTTTTCTAGCCGATGAGATAGCTCTTTTTTTAAGCGAATAG
- a CDS encoding class I SAM-dependent rRNA methyltransferase has translation MKTVVVNKKASQSLIQFFPWVYRSDIVTPLEKFGVELVHVENEEGKFLGIGYINPKSTIAIRILSFTNESIDTGFFTRRVQEAQYKRLDIPSNAYRLIHSEADLLPGLIVDKYEEYLSIHFVTAGILLFQEMIIEALFDVLTPKGAYITAPESAMRKEGKESFEKVVGTLPDSIVIEENGVRFLVDILNSQKTGFYLDQRANRAIVAKFMKQKERMLDCFSNSGGFGLYAALKKGADVEIVDISSHALVLARSNFELNGVSGKFVEANVFDYLRELRKKKAKFDTIVLDPPSFAKSRHQKAGAMKGFKDISVNAMKLLDDGGKLALFSCSHYVDMDDLVQIVLKAAKDNHKRVEVLAHMYQDIDHPYILNNPFSLYLKGLLVRVTS, from the coding sequence GTGAAAACAGTTGTTGTCAATAAAAAGGCTTCCCAATCTTTAATACAGTTTTTTCCATGGGTTTATAGAAGCGATATTGTTACTCCTTTGGAAAAATTTGGCGTAGAACTTGTTCATGTAGAGAACGAAGAGGGGAAATTTTTGGGAATTGGATATATCAATCCCAAAAGTACTATTGCCATTCGAATTCTAAGTTTTACAAATGAATCCATTGATACTGGTTTTTTTACAAGAAGAGTCCAAGAAGCGCAATACAAACGACTCGATATCCCATCGAATGCATATAGACTCATCCACTCTGAAGCGGATTTGCTCCCGGGACTCATTGTGGACAAGTATGAAGAGTATCTGAGTATTCACTTTGTGACTGCCGGGATTCTTCTATTTCAAGAGATGATTATAGAAGCTCTGTTTGATGTGCTTACTCCCAAAGGGGCCTATATAACAGCCCCTGAGAGTGCAATGCGAAAAGAGGGAAAAGAGTCTTTTGAAAAAGTGGTAGGCACGTTGCCAGACAGCATTGTGATAGAGGAGAATGGCGTACGTTTTTTAGTCGATATCCTAAACTCGCAAAAGACGGGATTTTATCTTGATCAAAGGGCCAATAGAGCGATCGTTGCCAAATTTATGAAACAAAAAGAACGCATGCTTGACTGCTTCAGTAACAGCGGTGGATTTGGATTGTATGCAGCATTGAAAAAGGGTGCGGATGTAGAGATTGTGGACATCTCCTCTCACGCTCTTGTTCTAGCAAGATCAAATTTTGAACTGAATGGTGTTAGTGGAAAATTTGTCGAAGCAAATGTGTTTGACTATTTAAGAGAGCTTCGCAAGAAAAAAGCAAAATTTGATACTATCGTTTTGGATCCGCCATCCTTTGCAAAAAGCAGACATCAAAAAGCAGGGGCCATGAAAGGATTTAAAGATATCAGTGTGAATGCCATGAAATTATTGGATGATGGTGGTAAACTGGCGCTCTTTTCCTGCTCGCATTATGTGGATATGGATGATCTTGTGCAAATTGTACTCAAAGCCGCAAAGGACAATCACAAAAGAGTGGAAGTGCTCGCCCATATGTACCAAGATATAGATCATCCCTATATTCTGAACAATCCCTTTTCTCTTTATCTCAAAGGTTTGCTCGTTCGGGTGACTTCTTAG
- a CDS encoding HobA family DNA replication regulator, with protein MSEQTTFDQWTLKTIRYDKSMMNWLEERRYDWLPLAMDALKKIISGYSVLMLTDDERDWFCDYAITTFNKSLKTRPFIPIYNLKKTAPYLKNIQTNEDIELFFDMLDISYAGEYFIWYVGRSNYPLVKIAKRKDDSFLWIMDEDMQNNFTLKSYDELLDMKLLQLFRLFEKSLDAAIFGEFTLEL; from the coding sequence ATGAGCGAACAAACCACCTTTGATCAATGGACTCTGAAAACGATCCGATATGACAAAAGTATGATGAATTGGCTGGAGGAACGCCGATATGATTGGCTTCCTCTGGCAATGGATGCTTTAAAAAAGATCATTTCAGGCTATAGTGTTTTGATGCTCACAGATGATGAGCGCGACTGGTTTTGTGACTACGCTATCACGACATTTAACAAGTCGCTGAAAACTCGGCCTTTTATTCCTATCTACAATCTTAAAAAAACGGCTCCTTATCTCAAAAATATCCAAACGAATGAGGATATAGAACTTTTCTTTGATATGCTCGATATTTCTTATGCCGGAGAGTATTTTATCTGGTATGTTGGGCGATCCAATTATCCTTTGGTCAAGATAGCGAAACGAAAAGATGACAGTTTTTTGTGGATTATGGACGAGGATATGCAGAACAATTTTACCCTCAAATCCTATGATGAACTCCTAGACATGAAGTTGCTACAGCTTTTTCGTTTGTTTGAAAAGAGTCTAGATGCCGCGATTTTCGGAGAGTTTACATTAGAGTTATGA
- a CDS encoding aspartate kinase, with the protein MLIVQKYGGTSVGTLERIENVAKRVAQTKAAGNDVVVVVSAMSGETNKLIEFAKHFSATPSRRDMDLLLSSGERVTAALLSIALNEMGYPTVAMTGRQAGIVTDKSHTVARIEKINPEPMQNALKEGKIVVVAGFQGITEDGEVTTLGRGGSDLTAVAIAGALHADKCEIYSDVDGVYTTDPRIEPKAKKLDKISYDEMLELASLGAKVLQNRSVELAKKLGVVIEAKSSFNDNPGTIITKEEDIMEKPLVSGIALDKNQARVSLRGVKDRPGIAAEIFKALANENINVDMIVQTIGEDGKTNLDFTVPQNELERVKKVMEQFKDEYEKIEYDPDVAKVSIVGVGMKSHSGVASKAFETMAKENINIEMISTSEIKISMIIDEKYGELAVRALHAAYELDK; encoded by the coding sequence ATGTTGATCGTACAAAAATATGGGGGAACGAGTGTAGGGACGCTAGAACGGATAGAAAATGTGGCCAAAAGAGTGGCACAAACGAAAGCGGCTGGCAACGATGTGGTAGTTGTAGTCTCAGCAATGAGTGGAGAGACCAATAAACTGATTGAGTTTGCCAAACACTTCAGTGCTACGCCAAGCAGAAGAGATATGGATCTGCTTTTAAGTAGTGGTGAGCGTGTTACAGCAGCACTCCTTTCAATCGCTCTCAATGAGATGGGCTATCCCACCGTTGCTATGACGGGACGGCAAGCCGGTATCGTGACAGACAAATCCCATACCGTAGCGCGTATTGAAAAGATAAATCCTGAGCCGATGCAAAATGCCCTGAAAGAGGGCAAGATTGTGGTGGTTGCAGGATTTCAGGGAATTACAGAAGATGGAGAAGTGACAACTCTTGGTCGCGGGGGCAGTGATTTGACTGCGGTTGCCATCGCTGGAGCGCTCCATGCAGATAAGTGTGAAATATATTCTGATGTGGATGGAGTCTATACCACCGATCCGCGTATCGAGCCAAAAGCAAAGAAACTGGATAAAATCAGTTATGATGAGATGTTGGAACTTGCAAGTCTTGGAGCAAAAGTACTACAAAATAGAAGCGTAGAACTTGCAAAAAAACTGGGTGTTGTTATTGAGGCAAAAAGCAGTTTCAACGATAATCCAGGAACAATCATAACAAAGGAAGAGGATATCATGGAAAAACCTTTGGTAAGTGGGATTGCGCTTGATAAGAATCAAGCACGAGTAAGTCTGAGGGGCGTCAAGGATAGACCGGGAATCGCAGCAGAGATCTTCAAAGCCTTGGCCAACGAAAACATCAATGTAGACATGATCGTACAGACAATCGGCGAAGATGGCAAAACGAACCTTGATTTTACTGTCCCGCAAAATGAGCTAGAGAGAGTGAAAAAGGTGATGGAGCAGTTTAAAGATGAGTATGAAAAGATTGAATATGATCCCGATGTGGCAAAAGTGAGCATAGTCGGGGTTGGAATGAAGTCTCATAGCGGAGTTGCCAGCAAAGCTTTCGAGACGATGGCAAAAGAGAATATCAATATCGAGATGATCAGTACCAGCGAGATTAAAATATCGATGATCATCGATGAAAAATATGGAGAGCTTGCGGTCCGTGCTTTACATGCCGCATACGAACTGGATAAATGA
- a CDS encoding EAL domain-containing protein, translating into MIKWIKLSVFAAFLFFVILYLDRFIEYKKISYLNMLNNTLKNLDYYNRLIQDSIKNVLGEHFVNHDHVIEAVKAFEKNLYQICRSDFKEEIDKKGVCRTIRENFAKELDAMESLLQEGALIKSSALYLPTLQSDLISVHANPNLLRKVQEMIEKLNYQIYLDEPMDQQTFFELVHTIETLVKREVTKKIVQNFLQHTTIIYASLHQLHSQQKEFIQRYKRLARNIAELQKEFDGYLVVQERQKIIMEGVLVGAIFLFTMLVYYFITKEQKIERELEYMASHDFVTKLPNRFALFQELHSLQPPFYIVKFNIDNFSYVNDNFGVQAGDDILRLLASIFEKNGCRVFHVSSDEFVVIVEDTDKRLIEAFFKKISNEFIHTSPYAITVSAGAYLVEQKIETLKLNAFLQAALFSAKKRGGDKIVFLNDKDPYIKEYQQFTQQAIVKRQQILHILQEHRLRLVFQPIMEIQSKQNVKYEVLLRVEGNEFKNVSEFIEYAERFNLISEITQYVIDKAFKTLQDFDVALNINLSGIDLMNENLATFIEQKRREYQIDTNKITFEVTETAVVEDTEKGIRFLSKLRSNGYCVAIDDFGTGYTSLRFIKEMPAEYVKIDGSFIKNLHKDANLQEFMKNLVMILKSMEKKVVAEYVENEEIFTILEKIGVDYAQGYYIGKPKSLEYWQKEKQ; encoded by the coding sequence ATGATTAAATGGATCAAACTTTCTGTTTTTGCCGCTTTCTTATTTTTTGTCATACTCTATCTGGATCGTTTCATTGAGTATAAAAAGATCTCTTATCTGAATATGTTAAATAACACATTGAAAAATCTTGATTATTACAACCGTTTAATCCAGGACAGTATCAAAAATGTATTGGGAGAGCATTTCGTCAACCATGATCATGTTATAGAGGCCGTTAAAGCTTTTGAAAAAAATCTTTATCAGATATGCAGGAGCGATTTCAAAGAGGAGATCGATAAAAAAGGGGTTTGTAGAACAATCAGGGAAAATTTTGCAAAAGAGTTAGATGCGATGGAGAGTCTGCTGCAAGAGGGTGCTTTGATAAAAAGCTCTGCACTGTATCTTCCAACACTCCAGAGTGATCTTATTTCAGTACATGCAAATCCAAATCTTTTGAGAAAAGTTCAAGAGATGATAGAAAAGCTCAATTATCAAATTTATCTTGATGAACCGATGGACCAACAGACATTTTTTGAGCTTGTGCATACTATTGAAACTTTGGTAAAAAGAGAAGTAACAAAAAAGATAGTTCAAAACTTTTTGCAGCATACAACGATCATTTACGCCTCTCTCCACCAACTCCACAGCCAACAAAAAGAGTTTATACAAAGATATAAACGGCTTGCAAGAAATATCGCCGAGCTTCAAAAAGAGTTTGATGGATATCTGGTGGTACAAGAGCGACAAAAAATTATCATGGAAGGTGTTTTGGTTGGTGCCATATTTTTATTTACTATGCTTGTATACTATTTCATTACAAAAGAGCAAAAAATCGAAAGAGAGCTTGAATATATGGCAAGTCACGATTTCGTAACGAAACTGCCGAACAGATTTGCTCTTTTTCAAGAGTTGCACTCACTGCAGCCTCCTTTTTATATCGTCAAGTTCAATATCGACAACTTCTCGTATGTCAATGACAATTTTGGTGTGCAAGCGGGTGATGATATCTTGAGACTTCTTGCATCAATTTTTGAAAAAAACGGGTGTAGAGTGTTTCATGTTTCCAGCGACGAATTTGTAGTGATTGTCGAAGATACTGATAAGCGATTGATTGAGGCTTTTTTCAAAAAGATATCCAATGAATTCATACACACCTCTCCTTATGCGATTACTGTAAGTGCAGGAGCATATTTGGTAGAGCAAAAAATTGAAACACTCAAACTGAACGCTTTTTTACAAGCCGCCCTTTTTAGTGCAAAAAAAAGAGGTGGCGACAAGATAGTCTTTCTTAACGATAAAGATCCCTATATCAAAGAGTATCAACAATTTACACAACAAGCTATTGTGAAAAGGCAGCAGATTCTGCATATTTTGCAAGAGCATAGACTCAGACTTGTTTTTCAACCTATTATGGAGATACAATCCAAACAGAACGTGAAATATGAAGTACTCTTGAGAGTAGAAGGGAATGAATTTAAAAATGTTTCGGAATTTATCGAATATGCCGAACGTTTTAATCTGATCAGTGAAATTACGCAATATGTGATAGATAAGGCATTTAAAACATTGCAAGATTTTGATGTTGCGCTCAATATCAATCTTTCTGGTATCGATTTGATGAACGAAAATCTTGCAACGTTTATCGAACAAAAGCGAAGAGAGTACCAAATTGACACAAACAAAATAACATTTGAAGTGACAGAGACTGCAGTAGTAGAAGATACGGAGAAGGGAATTCGCTTTTTATCCAAACTTCGATCCAACGGGTATTGTGTAGCTATTGATGATTTTGGAACGGGATATACATCTTTGCGGTTTATCAAAGAGATGCCTGCTGAATATGTAAAGATTGATGGAAGTTTCATTAAAAATCTCCATAAAGATGCGAATTTGCAGGAATTTATGAAAAATCTCGTTATGATTCTAAAATCGATGGAGAAGAAAGTGGTTGCAGAATATGTGGAAAATGAAGAGATTTTTACTATTCTTGAAAAAATCGGTGTCGATTATGCGCAGGGTTACTATATCGGTAAGCCGAAAAGTTTAGAATATTGGCAAAAGGAAAAGCAATGA
- a CDS encoding RNA pyrophosphohydrolase: protein MEKKRYRPNVAAIVLSSNYPKKVEFFIAARSDVPDSWQFPQGGIDKGESPKEALLRELKEEIGTDKIEIIAEFPEWVSYDFPKKIAKKMYPYDGQTQKYFLVKLKPEAKIDLDTKEPEFNDYKFVPYKDLFHYVTFFKRPVYKKVLEYFKKEGYF from the coding sequence ATGGAAAAGAAGAGATATAGGCCAAATGTGGCAGCGATTGTATTGAGTAGCAATTATCCCAAAAAAGTGGAGTTTTTTATTGCTGCGAGAAGTGATGTGCCAGATTCGTGGCAGTTTCCTCAAGGTGGTATCGATAAGGGTGAGAGTCCCAAAGAGGCGTTGTTGCGAGAACTCAAAGAGGAGATTGGGACAGATAAGATAGAAATCATTGCCGAATTTCCAGAATGGGTGAGTTACGATTTTCCAAAAAAGATAGCGAAAAAGATGTATCCTTACGATGGGCAGACCCAAAAATATTTTCTAGTCAAACTCAAACCAGAAGCAAAAATCGACCTGGATACAAAAGAGCCGGAGTTCAATGATTATAAATTTGTTCCATATAAGGATCTTTTCCATTATGTGACATTCTTCAAAAGGCCGGTCTATAAAAAAGTTTTGGAGTATTTCAAAAAAGAGGGGTATTTTTGA
- a CDS encoding DNA polymerase III subunit delta', translating into MIDGHSKIIICEDFEPVKLQFQEKLESENLAIFEENEIKLELAKEAIKEAFIATKEEKYIVLLGNRFNIYAQNALLKVLEEPPNNVYFILVSKAKSTFLPTILSRLPVVKIKGESTEPIDLETFDLEILYDLVKRKDITKAEAKALIKSMLKFALKNGYSLSQREMDYFSNALHLIELNTNISNVLITAGLIVLTHKKRRR; encoded by the coding sequence ATGATTGATGGTCATAGTAAAATCATCATTTGTGAAGATTTTGAACCTGTAAAATTGCAGTTTCAAGAAAAGCTTGAGTCCGAAAATCTTGCCATTTTTGAAGAGAACGAGATAAAACTGGAACTTGCCAAAGAGGCTATCAAAGAGGCATTTATCGCTACAAAAGAGGAAAAATATATTGTACTTCTTGGGAACAGATTCAATATCTATGCCCAAAACGCTCTTTTAAAGGTTTTGGAAGAGCCACCAAACAATGTCTACTTTATTTTGGTATCCAAAGCGAAATCTACCTTTTTACCCACGATTCTATCCAGACTTCCTGTTGTGAAAATCAAAGGAGAAAGTACTGAACCGATAGATTTGGAAACATTCGATCTTGAAATTTTATATGATCTTGTCAAGAGAAAAGATATAACAAAAGCAGAGGCAAAAGCACTGATAAAATCGATGCTCAAATTTGCACTCAAAAACGGTTATTCTCTTTCACAGCGGGAAATGGACTATTTTTCAAATGCTTTGCATCTGATCGAACTCAATACAAATATCTCCAACGTTTTGATAACGGCCGGTTTGATTGTATTAACCCATAAAAAGAGGCGAAGGTGA
- the folP gene encoding dihydropteroate synthase, translated as MTIHRLNSHIDAAKLMEKLGVDRPGITIMSKKCEVMLFLIKDLHVGAANILKQDALSIGADVALPNGTITCAFKSVDVLLMGTRKHIEILSRKELAQPYGLKYLAKELQRYLKKNRFETKIMGIINANDDSFYPKSRFQGKKAIEAIEKMIADGADIIDIGGMSTRPGSEEISEEEELARVKPIIDILKEKSFDVLFSIDTYRPKVAEYALQNGFHILNDITGLENDELAQIASAYGATVVIMHKKGRPKDMQNNPSYEDVVVEVSRFFEERIEKANRFGIKNIILDPGIGFGKRLQDNIELIRDLSEFTKFGYEILVGASRKSMIDAIVPSSVQNRLPGTLAIHLKALQNGASIIRCHDVKEHHQAITVYQALEHIG; from the coding sequence GTGACGATACATAGACTCAATTCACACATCGATGCTGCCAAATTGATGGAAAAACTGGGGGTGGATAGACCCGGCATCACTATCATGTCCAAAAAGTGCGAAGTGATGCTTTTTTTGATCAAAGATCTTCATGTGGGTGCTGCCAATATTTTAAAACAGGATGCGTTGAGTATCGGGGCCGATGTAGCGCTTCCAAACGGGACCATTACTTGCGCATTTAAATCGGTCGATGTTTTATTGATGGGAACAAGAAAACATATAGAGATTTTGAGCCGAAAAGAGCTTGCTCAGCCATATGGTCTGAAATATTTGGCGAAAGAGTTGCAAAGATATCTGAAAAAAAATCGTTTCGAGACAAAAATTATGGGGATCATCAATGCCAATGATGACAGTTTCTATCCCAAAAGTCGATTCCAAGGCAAAAAAGCGATCGAAGCGATTGAGAAAATGATCGCAGATGGTGCGGACATTATCGATATAGGAGGCATGAGTACCAGACCCGGCAGCGAAGAGATCAGCGAAGAAGAGGAGTTGGCTCGAGTCAAGCCAATCATTGATATTCTCAAAGAAAAATCCTTTGATGTACTTTTCAGTATCGATACCTATAGACCGAAAGTTGCCGAGTATGCATTGCAAAATGGATTTCATATTCTCAATGACATTACTGGACTGGAAAATGACGAACTTGCACAGATAGCTTCTGCGTATGGTGCGACAGTTGTCATCATGCATAAAAAAGGGCGTCCCAAAGATATGCAAAACAATCCCTCTTATGAAGATGTAGTTGTAGAGGTAAGCCGTTTTTTCGAAGAGCGCATCGAAAAGGCGAACCGCTTTGGTATCAAAAATATTATTTTGGATCCGGGTATCGGTTTTGGAAAGAGACTCCAGGACAATATAGAGTTGATTAGAGATTTGAGTGAATTTACGAAATTTGGGTATGAGATTTTAGTGGGGGCCAGTAGAAAATCGATGATCGATGCCATCGTTCCATCCAGTGTGCAAAATCGTCTTCCGGGAACCTTGGCCATCCACCTCAAAGCGCTCCAAAATGGAGCCTCCATCATTCGTTGTCACGATGTCAAAGAGCATCATCAAGCGATCACAGTTTATCAAGCATTGGAGCATATAGGGTGA
- a CDS encoding cytochrome-c peroxidase — protein sequence MFTFAYADMIIDPIPHEKRSLTPKEIVGKKLFFDPNLSVTKKISCASCHDLKRGGTLNQEKAVGALGKKTEYNVPSIYNLKYQFAYSWQKKIYSLREMIKIVLYDEKKMGNTPQSLQTYIEQNGWVKTALRTHFKKADVDALVEALRSYILTLTTPNSKFDLYLEGKIKLTPKEEEGYRLFKRFGCIACYNGKAVGGHIYYRYGYFSKQKDKIFVKCPSLRNVALTYPYFHHGKIKRLKDAVIWMAKVQLGRDITPKEAEKIVAFLKTLTGRFDD from the coding sequence TTGTTTACATTTGCTTATGCAGATATGATTATCGATCCGATTCCCCATGAAAAGAGATCTTTGACGCCCAAAGAGATAGTGGGAAAAAAGCTCTTTTTTGATCCCAATCTTTCCGTTACAAAAAAAATTTCATGTGCAAGTTGTCATGATCTAAAAAGAGGGGGAACCCTCAATCAAGAAAAAGCTGTTGGAGCTCTTGGAAAAAAGACAGAGTACAATGTCCCCTCCATTTACAATCTTAAATATCAGTTTGCCTACAGCTGGCAAAAAAAGATCTACTCTTTGCGAGAAATGATCAAGATCGTTTTATATGATGAGAAGAAGATGGGCAATACACCGCAATCTTTGCAAACATATATCGAGCAAAACGGCTGGGTGAAAACCGCATTGCGAACACATTTCAAAAAAGCGGACGTTGATGCGTTAGTGGAAGCTTTGCGAAGCTATATTTTGACACTGACCACTCCCAACTCAAAATTTGATCTCTATCTTGAAGGAAAGATAAAACTGACCCCCAAAGAAGAGGAAGGGTATCGACTCTTTAAACGTTTTGGATGCATCGCATGCTATAACGGTAAAGCTGTTGGTGGACATATCTACTATAGATATGGCTACTTTTCAAAACAAAAAGATAAGATCTTCGTGAAATGTCCAAGCCTTCGTAACGTTGCGCTGACCTATCCCTATTTTCATCATGGAAAAATCAAAAGACTCAAAGATGCGGTTATTTGGATGGCAAAAGTGCAGCTAGGCAGAGATATTACACCCAAAGAAGCGGAAAAAATAGTCGCATTTTTGAAAACGTTGACGGGAAGATTTGATGATTAA